Within the Mastacembelus armatus chromosome 23, fMasArm1.2, whole genome shotgun sequence genome, the region AAAATTGATATAACCTTGCAGTGTCTAAATTTGCTGGAGTGCTTGAAGGATGGAATATGATGTTCAATGAAATGAAAGTCTTTGCTCTGTCCTGCATAGCACCGTATGAAGGAGGCGTGTGGAAGGTGCGAGTAGATCTTCCTGACAAATACCCTTTCAAATCACCATCAATAGGTAGGAGCTCTGCTGTCACATGAAGCATTGTAAGATCCCATTTTCTTTGGTTCCACTTCACTCTGTTATGctgtccctgtctctgtctttgttttaggATTCATGAACAAGATTTTTCATCCCAACATTGACGAAGCGTAAGTTTACTTCAGTCCATCAAGAGTTAATGTTTTTGACGAATTTTGAAATATACAGTGACAGTGTAGACTATTAAATGACTGTTAATGACACTGGAGGCTTGTGTATTAAAGATTTTCtatcttgtgtttttatgtcttttagcAAGTTCTAGTCTAATGAAATagtaaaaacaatcaacatGTGCTTGTGAACtatatttttagcttttaaatGAGTCATCAACTCTGGCACAATTGGCTGAGAGCAGCAAATGGCACAAATGTTGAATATTAATCCACTGCTTAGAAGTTTATTCTTATGAAGGACACGGTCCATGAAGGTGGATCCTTCAGAGGATCCGATGAACAGGCTGAACTGTCTGTTCATCTGTCTGCTCTGATAAATACCAAAACTTTCGAAGAGACAGACCAAGTTGAGCATTTGATgtgttgaatttaaaaaaaaaaaaggaatataacATCCAGTTCCTTGCTGCGTCATCTTACCTCCCTTTGGCCTGACACTTCTAACTCTTGTTTTCTTCTTGATTACCCAGGTCAGGGACAGTTTGCTTAGATGTCATCAACCAGACATGGACAGCCCTTTATGGTGAGTAGCCCTGCTGCTTATGTGTCCATATTAAGTTTCCTCACCAGGGTCTATGTGATTATGTGCGAAGAACTTGACCCAGTGCCATCAGCACCAAAAAGGTGACTGGCGGCCCCTCTCCACCCAGTGTGGGACCACTTGACAGCAGCGCAAAATTGACCCTGATCTACTTACTGAGGGGCGAAGTGAACACTTAAGTAATGCCTTCAGGCAGCACGGTCAGAAAACATTCACCTTAGACAGGAATGATTTACTGTCTGTCAGCTGTGAAAGACATGCCCACATGCTTTCGATGGCTGCAATTGTACTGTTCTCACACAGCTGCTcttctcactgtcactgtctttCACAGCTACTCTCCATGTCACTGTGTCCTTCTCCCTGTATGTTCCCCCATTAATTTCTCATCACAGCTACTCCACAGGGCTACAATTGCTGTTGAGTATTATAAATGGCTCTACGGTAATAATCCTAGCAGGTGTTTGAGCATCCttccatatttattttcatcttcttGGTATGACTCAGAGCCAAATCTTAAACCGCTGAAATTGGTTTAAGTAATTTGATTCTATTTAATTTGAGTTGAATTATTCTACATTAGAAAAGTTATCAGGTGAGGTTGCCTGCTTCcctatttttaaaacaactcaGACCTTTTTAAGAGAATCAGATTTCTGTTGTGTTACCTCTGTGCTGCAGAGTTTGTGTCAAATGTTGCACAGAAGAAaatcagaacagacaaacctggaaaaaaaaggGCCAAATGAGTGTCATGTGTAAAGAGTCTCTGAAAAAGGAGAGGGAACAAAAGCAGCTGATGAAATCATCTAAACATGACACTGCCGAACAATAGGgaagtgtttgttttcccaCCTTGAATGGGCGCAGCAGTGACACCTAGGGGATGAGAACAGAAATGCAGGTTTCTTTCACAGTTGAGGCCTACTAGCAGAGAGCTAGTTAAAGGATTAGTGAGCTCTAGTCTGTGTGATGTTGTCAGGCTAAAGATTTTACATTTGTGGACTGCTAGCTAGTATGTACGCAATACATCTCCAGTCCTTTTAGATTAGTGGTTAGACATGAGTGAGGCATGAGAGTAACAGTTGGTTTTCTGTTCCCTCAGATCTGACCAACATCTTTGAGTCGTTCCTGCCCCAGCTGCTGGCTTACCCAAACCCCATCGACCCCCTGAATGGAGACGCAGCTGCCATGTACCTTCACCGGCCAGAAGAGTACAAGCAGAAAATCAAAGGTTTTGCAGATTAAAGATCTGATGGGTGTAGATCCCAGATCCCTTTAGATTATTAGATTATTGCACACAAGAGGTTAATCAGTGCAATATCATCAGTTTTGATAACCATTGCTTTTGCTATGTCTGACCACATTCTCCCTGTCTAATTTTGTGTGTTCTCCTTCCACAGAGTACATCCAGAAATATGCAACAGAGGAGGCTctgaaggagcaggaggagggggcAGGGGACTCTTCATCTGAAAGCTCCATGTCTGATTTCTCAGAAGATGAGGCCCAGGACATGGAGTTGTAGTGATAGGAGGGCTCCCCCATCCCACATCTTTAACCCCCACAGAGACTATATTTGATTTCCTAACCATGAGAAAGCAGACttataatattcatatttaaacaagttgatttttttattattattattattactactaaaCAAGGATTTTTATGGATATCTAGCCTTTGGTGTGTTTGACAGACACCCCTCCCATTCTGTAGCTGTTTCTCCCTTCACAGATGTCGCGATTGCTTTCACATTCTCTCCCTGtcatctctgtatttttaaagtgtgtCATGTAGTTGTAGGCAGGAGATCTCCCAGTGAAcatctcatttttttaaaatttccttttcacattttaaaatagaacTTTCCAGTTATACCTGAATCCTgatttactttctttttccGTAATGCTAATTGACTCTGACCAACATTTGTTAGTTACTACTCCAGAGCTGCTTAGGTCACACTTGCCTGGGTGCTTAGGTCACACTTGCCTGGGTGCACAAGCCTATAATATTATCCTGTAATGATGGTATTTTTTAAGGCACACAATAACAGTGTGTTTTTAGCACACCTTACATAAATATACAAAGCATATAGTGCCAATAAACACTGATAAATCAGCCCTAAAGGTAGCCTGGGTATAACTGAGTATAACTTTTTCAGCATCCTGACAGCGACAGTACAACagatccctttttttttttttctcgttcAGTTTGGATGTGATCTTGGCTGTTACTTTAGTTTTTGTTACTCTTGGTCgacctgctgcagctgtctACATGTGCTGCTGTGCAGTGCAAAATAAATGCTTAATAAGGCGATGGTTTGAGAATAATTCACATAATGTCTCATTGCAGATGAAGTGATAATGTGGTGACAAAGATGTGTGCTTTTGGTGATGGCTTGTGAGACATACACTAGCCACACAAACTGTGTGGAATGTTTATGTGCAAAGGCAATAGAAATGGCTCCACTGAGGCATTTGTGGAGATTTTGGTCAGACTCACTTTGCGTtatggaaacaggaaaaaaaacaagagctaCACTTTAAACATCTGACTGTATGAATTTTAGATTTCATACGACTTGCAATAGTTTCCTGCAGAAGGCTCTTCAAATACATGAGCAGTCTCTCTGCACAGGATGCTACTTGTACTACATATATTCTGATGAATTTAGAAAACCAGCAACAAAtatcagttttaattttattgaaaaGCTACAAAAATAGATGGTTACTGAGCAGCTCTGAACAAAAATAGTGATTCAGGTTTGTGTAGTATTAGTTGTCCTCACATTCCACTGTTACCTGGAGTTTGCTCCAATGCATGCTCTGCATACTGGTCTGACCTGTGGTATATATCCTGACTGCATCAACTAGAATCTCACACTTGGTTTACCTACCATGATCTCTTGATCTCTTTAGATGACTAGTTTGAAGAAGATTACAAAATAAGAACCCAAACCCAACAAATGACAATACCTCTTGTAGCAGTTTTGTTGAAGGgattttatttaacattaatttcATATGTACAGATTTGAcatcgtaaaaaaaaaaaaaaaaaaaaagaataaacaaacCCGGCGTCATTCATTGTTGATTAAATGCCGTGAGTTAAGACATGATGTGTGGAAAGAGATTGCAATCGCAGCTTTcagttttgactttttattttctacttgtttttcttgtgttcaGATTTTTGCTCAatttggggtgggggggttcaacccatttggatttttttttttttttttttttttttttgtacagcatCTACCTTGTATAGTTATAAGACACGTCTTTGTAGCCTCGTAAAAACTCAGTGTTGTTTGTCGAGGCTGACATGGCAGTCAAACTACctagaaaacatttgaaatgtacTCACTTCATAAACAGCAGTAAGAATCACTGGTTGCTTTGTGGCAAGTTTTGGATCCCGAGTGGGAGAATTCAGAACCGAATCATACACGGGAGGTCGTCTTATCACTTCTGATCTCAACTCTTCTGTGCCTCATCAAAAAAGGAAGGTGTCGATCAATGAAGGCCCCAAAACCAAGTTCCCAGAAAGCCATGAAGGTCAAAAATTCAGCAGCTATAAAAGCAGATTGTGTTTAGTCATCCTACTTTTCTTCTTCCCCTGCAATCTGGTCCTGTGCAATTAGTGATTTGACATGTAAATCTTCATTCTGTTGCAGATGAGCAGAATTACCCAGAACTGAGTGCCATTGGGTGTGTTTAAGATAATCTAGAATTGTTAAACATATATGGCTCAGGAAATGCAGTTTGGTTGTACCTGCATGGCGATTAACAGCTTTCACCCATAAAGCATCAAAAGGATGGAAATCATGCAAATATTTGTTGAACTGTGTTTTTGACATGCCAGGATAGTTAGTTTTTGCTGGGTGGTGACTTCAACTAAATGGCAAATGCTTTATGGCTGTATTTCAGATAGACTTAGCTAGTTTGGTATACTTACCTGATAAAGCATTCATTGCTCATCTGATCTTTAGTTAGTGTCTGTTGTGTGGTTATATGTAAGGTACTCCATAGACATGCCTGCTTGTCCTCTTCTTGCAGATTCAGAGTTGTACAGATCAGTGTGAGTGATTTCAAGCTAGGGTGATATTTGACCTGTAGTGAGCCTGATAGATGTAACTGTACAGAAATCAAAGGTGTGGTTCAGCTCCTTTTGAGAGATTGgatttttttccaaaaacatgattaaaaacacagttcTTTGCTCataatatcacatttaaatCAGATTTAGAAAGAGACacctcttttgtttttaagtttcaaTATTTATTAGAAGAGTTTGGCTGTTTAAAGCTATGGGATAATAATTTCTTCCATCCAGCCTGGAGAAGTGTTGGATGTTAGCTTCCGGCAGGATGCATACGCTTTAACTGTCTGTGAAGTTGACCAAGGGCAAGGCCATACAAAGCAATGTGAATGTTTTACATGTGTTCACAGTGTTTGTGGTGAAGTTTGTGATCCACATTCACTCAAAGAAAgttaaagtgtaaaatgtaTACGAATCCGTACTTTCACAATTGGCTTGTGTTTTCTCCCTGAGCTGcctataaatgtgtatttattaagtcttttttttttttttttaatcttgtcATCAGGCACCACTGTTGCAAGTTAAGGTTCAGCTAAAAAATCACTGGAGAACTTgaacttcagttttttttttgttttaagtaaTTTAGATTGGAATTCttgtttaattttacatttatgcagtattgtacttaagtactgaaaatacagtatatcagaGTTGTGAATTGTAATAAAATAGCACATTATGATGCAGTGGTGCAACAGGGAACTAACAATGCTTATGTCGTTTTTCAAAAACACTCGTGTGTTTGGATAAAAATCAtaggttttgttttcagcattaTTTCCATTATCTGCTGAGCAATAAATTAATGATATTCTCAGCTGTGGCCTGGTGTTGCTGTCgtaaacatgaaaaaccatctgatctcttttttttttttttctttctctctcttccaacTCCATGAACATTATTATAACTTATTAAATGTCACAAGAAGTAATGTGTTTCAGGTTGTCAAAAAAAATGATGCACTCAAACCAGTAAATTATGATTCCCTTTAAGACTTTAGTTTagaattatttttgaaaattgagaaaaaaaaaacattttttattttggctttctCCTCTCCACCCCTTCAGCTCTAAGGCCACAGGCTTACAGAAAACACTGTCTTAACTGCCTACAGTTTTAAACAGTGACTCGAGACAACTGGATTTCACGTGACAGGTTCCAAAATTCTACTGCAAacctgcagagaaaatccaGTAAAGAGCAATAGTCACACAGCTGTACTCACCCACTCCCCCACATGCTTCCAGATCTAATCAGAACAAAAGGCCTGAGCCAGGTGATTAGGCTGGTCTATCATCAGTCTGTAGACAGGATATCCAGGGTGCATTCTCTGTCTTTTCAGCATAGCTGCAGAGAACCAGCACCCTGATCCTATGTTGTCACCTTCCCCGTGTGTTGACTGTGTCTCCCCGTGCACTTGCATGCTTCTGGTGTGGAGTCTAGGCCCGCTTGGTGCACACCTCCCTTTCTGTCTCGTGCTTGTGTGAATCTGTGCCCTGTGCTGGCCTATTGCTGCCATCAGGAGATTTAGCaggcacacacaacacaaagaatGGCAGTTTTTATAGAAACTCTGTTTTTGGTACTTAGTGTGTGATACTTGAGggtaaaaatcaaaaattttgttttttcttttaaaaaagtcCATCCTTGGTATTATTTTAATCACCCTCTTTGCcctccttttgttttttctttgcattgtGAAATGGGCATGCTTGTCAAAAAGACAAATGCTCTCTATTAATAGGCTTATAACCTCATAAATAGTTGTGtataaaataaactgttataacttcttttttaataaaacattcaatGTGTATAAATGGTCTTTGAGGCTGATGATTTGTAGCTGTTTAATTTGAAGGTTTTGCGACGTTGCTCTATAGTTTCTCCGTATATTCTGTGTTACACATTTGTTTGTCTGAGCTCAAATGATTAAATCTGTATCAAATATATACTTTACTGTCATAATGCAGCTAAGGTTCCTTTCAAATTAATGTTATTCTGTGGCTAAGTTTTACTCTTGAGTTTAGATGGATCTGAATTGTTTTGCCCTTAATTTCTCACTTCCAGTAGGTGTCGCTATGGCACTACGCTCCTTTGTCGTGGGTCAGCTGGTGCAGTATGGGCTACTGTTTGGCATGTTTCCTGTCAGATCAACTAGAGAATGAGCTTAATACCCCAGTCTGAAACAGGCATCCAAAGACCCAGAGTGGCTGCAGATgtttcattcaaacattcacTGCGTTGTTGGTGTTTTATACATTGTT harbors:
- the ube2h gene encoding ubiquitin-conjugating enzyme E2 H isoform X2; translation: MLGGRRNSFVAGIILYSIESKHEVTILSGLNEFVVKFFGPQGTPYEGGVWKVRVDLPDKYPFKSPSIGFMNKIFHPNIDEASGTVCLDVINQTWTALYDLTNIFESFLPQLLAYPNPIDPLNGDAAAMYLHRPEEYKQKIKEYIQKYATEEALKEQEEGAGDSSSESSMSDFSEDEAQDMEL
- the ube2h gene encoding ubiquitin-conjugating enzyme E2 H isoform X4 gives rise to the protein MNKIFHPNIDEASGTVCLDVINQTWTALYDLTNIFESFLPQLLAYPNPIDPLNGDAAAMYLHRPEEYKQKIKEYIQKYATEEALKEQEEGAGDSSSESSMSDFSEDEAQDMEL
- the ube2h gene encoding ubiquitin-conjugating enzyme E2 H isoform X3 yields the protein MKNGVLSYLFSLYLYSIESKHEVTILSGLNEFVVKFFGPQGTPYEGGVWKVRVDLPDKYPFKSPSIGFMNKIFHPNIDEASGTVCLDVINQTWTALYDLTNIFESFLPQLLAYPNPIDPLNGDAAAMYLHRPEEYKQKIKEYIQKYATEEALKEQEEGAGDSSSESSMSDFSEDEAQDMEL
- the ube2h gene encoding ubiquitin-conjugating enzyme E2 H isoform X1, with product MSSPSPGKRRMDTDVVKLIESKHEVTILSGLNEFVVKFFGPQGTPYEGGVWKVRVDLPDKYPFKSPSIGFMNKIFHPNIDEASGTVCLDVINQTWTALYDLTNIFESFLPQLLAYPNPIDPLNGDAAAMYLHRPEEYKQKIKEYIQKYATEEALKEQEEGAGDSSSESSMSDFSEDEAQDMEL